From one Astatotilapia calliptera chromosome 10, fAstCal1.2, whole genome shotgun sequence genomic stretch:
- the LOC113030183 gene encoding odorant receptor 131-2-like: MDSLLTSQTLTNITVQSPGLAERVMISTLTTLPTCVFLFINGIMLFTLRSKPVFRETCRYILLYNLLFADTVQLAQSQIHFLLAVLRITVSYPVCTFLVNFTHLTSVISPLTLVVMPLERYVAVCYPLRHATIITIRNTGAAITVIWAISFLNIIIRTLLFLSLFEELGDLEVKGFCGDIAILLGTKSDRFDKAFTCIVVVAAGVAVIFSYIGVIVAARSASTDKALAFKARNTLLLNLMQLFLSLSSTIYYPLLVPLLMIVTRIVLVRIQNVFYLLFIIVPRCLTSLIYGLRDQTIRPVLIYHLCCRLKCPVAEDKG, encoded by the exons atggacagcttgct CACATCACAGACTCTCACTAACATCACAGTCCAGTCTCCAGGGTTAGCAGAACGAGTCATGATTTCTACTCTGACAACACTTCCgacctgtgtgtttcttttcatcAATGGCATCATGTTGTTCACTTTGAGGAGTAAACCTGTTTTTCGTGAGACCTGCCGTTATATTCTTCTGTATAACCTGCTTTTTGCGGACACTGTGCAGCTGGCACAGAGTCAgattcattttcttcttgcaGTTCTTAGAATAACAGTGTCATATCCTGTATGTACTTTTCTTGTCAACTTCACTCATCTCACATCTGTGATATCTCCTCTCACGCTGGTTGTGATGCCTCTTGAGAGATATGTTGCTGTGTGCTACCCACTGAGACATGCaaccatcatcaccatcagaAACACAGGGGCAGCTATCACTGTGATTTGGGCCATcagttttttaaacattattattCGCACTCTGTTGTTTTTATCACTATTTGAAGAGTTGGGTGATTTAGAGGTGAAAGGCTTTTGTGGTGACATCGCTATTCTGCTCGGGACAAAGTCTGATCGTTTTGACAAAGCTTTCACTTGTATTGTGGTTGTGGCTGCTGGTGTGGCAGTCATTTTCTCTTACATTGGTGTGATTGTAGCAGCCAGGTCAGCCTCCACAGACAAAGCCTTGGCCTTTAAAGCTCGTAACACACTGCTCTTGAATCTGATGCAGCTGTTCCTCAGCCTCTCCTCAACTATTTACTATCCATTACTCGTGCCTCTTTTAATGATTGTTACAAGGATAGTACTTGTTCGCATTCAGAATGTTTTTTATCTTCTCTTTATTATCGTACCCAGGTGTCTGACTTCTCTCATTTATGGACTAAGAGATCAGACTATCAGACCTGTCCTCATATATCATCTGTGCTGTCGATTGAAATGCCCAGTGGCAGAAGACAAGGGATGA
- the LOC113030184 gene encoding odorant receptor 131-2-like, protein MLLANLSLTNVTANQQYQGVLERVLFSTLTTLPCCLFLCINGIMLFTLRSKALFCETSRYILLYNLLFADTVQMALSQLLYIIAACRITLTYPVCGFLTMLANLTTVVSPVTLVVMSLERYVAVCYPLRHASIITITNTGVAIIVIWAIGSLNILTRVLLLLEFPFGALDSLQMKDFCSEIAMSGGSMSDDYDKAFTCALFISASVAITCSYIGVIVAARSASTDKASARKACNTLLLHLVQLGLSLSSTICNPLLTALARVLTRIVFVRIQIVFYVCIFLFPRCLSSLIYGIRDQSIRPVLIYYLCCRLKYSVIQPRLKAAIEVEC, encoded by the coding sequence ATGTTACTTGCAAATCTGTCTCTGACCAATGTTACTGCTAACCAGCAGTATCAAGGGGTTTTGGAAAGAGTTTTATTTTCCACTCTGACTACACTgccatgttgtttatttctctgCATTAATGGaatcatgctttttactttaAGGAGCAAAGCTTTGTTCTGTGAGACGTCGCGATACATTCTCCTGTATAACCTTCTGTTTGCAGACACAGTACAGATGGCACTGAGTCAGTTATTGTATATTATTGCCGCTTGTAGGATAACACTAACATATCCTGTATGTGGTTTTCTCACCATGCTTGCCAATCTTACAACTGTGGTCTCTCCTGTCACGCTGGTGGTGATGTCTCTGGAGAGATATGTTGCTGTGTGCTACCCACTGAGGCATGCTAGCATCATCACTATCACCAACACAGGTGTGGCCATCATTGTGATCTGGGCCATCGGTTCACTAAATATCTTGACTCGAGTTCTTCTGCTGTTAGAGTTTCCTTTTGGAGCCCTTGATAGTCTGCAGATGAAAGACTTTTGCTCTGAAATAGCAATGTCTGGTGGGTCTATGTCTGATGATTACGACAAAGCCTTCACATGTGCTCTGTTTATTTCAGCAAGTGTGGCAATCACATGCTCTTATATCGGTGTTATAGTAGCAGCCAGGTCGGCCTCCACAGATAAAGCTTCAGCCCGTAAGGCTTGTAACACACTGCTGCTACATCTGGTGCAGCTGGGTCTCAGTCTTTCTTCAACCATTTGTAACCCACTACTCACAGCACTTGCAAGAGTTTTAACAAGGATAGTGTTTGTGCGCATCCagattgttttttatgtttgtattttccttTTCCCCAGATGTCTGAGTTCACTGATTTATGGTATCAGAGATCAAAGCATCAGACCTGTGCTCATATATTATCTTTGCTGTCGACTGAAATACTCAGTCATACAGCCAAGACTGAAGGCTGCGATCGAAGTAGAGTGTTAG